TATGCCGTCGGCCTGATGCGCGCACTGCAGAAGCGTATGCCGGACATCGAGTTCTTCGGCGTCGGCGGCGAAGCGATGAAGCAGGCCGGCTGCGACGTCGTGGTCGAGTCACGCCACCTCTCAGTCGTCGGCATCACCGAGATCGTCTCGCACCTGCCCAAGCTCTACGGCGAGTTCCGCAAGCTCATCCGCGAGGCCGACCGGCGCAAGCCCGACGCCGCCATCGTCATCGACTCGCCCGCGTTCAACTTCAAGGTCGCGAAGGAGCTGCACGCGCGCGGCGTGCCCGTCATCTATTACGTGGTTCCGCAGCTCTGGGCGTGGCGCGAAAAGCGCATCGCGCGCTTCCACAAGTGGATCAGAAAGGCGCTCGTCATCTTCCCGTTCGAGGAGAGGTGGTACCGCGAGCGCGGCGTGGACGCCGAATTCGTCGGCCACCCGCTGGCGGAGGAGCAGCCTACGACACGCACCCGGGAAGAATTCACGGAAGTCTTTCGCCTCGATGCACGGAAGGATTGGATCTCACTACTTCCCGGCAGTCGGTCCAAGGAGATAAAAGCTAACTTCGGAACGATGTTCGTGGGTGCCAGCAACTTCTACCCGGAATGCGAGTTGGCAGTTGTCAAGGCACCCGGCGTGCCGCCCGACCTGTTTCAGGAGAGCTTCGACATCCGGGAACCTGCAAGGGGGCCTTCCCGCGCCGCGTACCACCTCGTCAGTGACGCCGCTAGCTTTCTCAAGTTTTCCCGCGCCGCCGTCGTCGCCTCCGGCACCGCCACCGTCCAGGCCGCGCTCGCCGGGACGCCCTTCGTCATCGTCTACCGCGTCTCGCCGCTCACCTGGCGCCTCGGGCGTGGTCTCTTGAAGGTACCGTTCGTCGGGATGCCGAACCTCATCCTCGGACGCAAAGCCGTCCCCGAGCTGCTCCAGCACGACTTCACCCCGGAAAACGTCGCCCGGGAGCTGAGGCCCCTGCTGGAAGACGGCCCCGCGCGTGAGAGAATGGTGCAAGACCTCCAGGAAGTCCGGCAGCGCCTGTTGGCGGGCTCGAACAGCCTGCCGGCGGCCGAGCGCGCCGCCGAAGCGGTGGTCCGGACCCTGGGATGGTAAAGATCAATGGTAGAGACGCCCTTTTGGGCGTCTCGGAGACGGCCAGAAGGCCGTCTCTATCCGGCAGTCAGGTACTCTGAAAGCACCCATTCGGCCCCGGTACTCATCCAATCTTAAAGTCCGCAGCAATTCTGGAGCATTTCTCAACATGACGCTCGCACATCGGCCCCTGCGACGTGCCGGTCTTCTCTTCCTCGCGGTGCTGTTCGCCCTGCCCGGGTTTGCCGCCGAGAAGGCGCGCCTTGAGGTCACTAACTACACCATTGACGTCGACCTCATCCCGCAGACCCACCGCCTCACCGCCAAGGCGAAGGTCGAGTTCACCGCCACCGACGACATCAACACCGCGGTCTTCGAGCTGCACAACGCCATGCGTGTCAGCAAGGTCACCGACGCCGCCGGCAAGCCGCTCCAGCCCGAGCGCGTCACCCAGGACTCCACCGTCCGCGTGCCGCTGCCCTCCGGCCTCAACAAGGGCCAGTCCTCCACGCTCACCTTCGAATACGAAGGCATGATCTCCGACGCCGACGACTCGCCGGTCGAAGGCCTGCAGCTCGCGCACATCGCCACCGATTCCACCTATCTGCTCTACGCCGGCCGCTGGTTCCCGCTCGTCAACTATGGCATCGACCGCTTTACCGCCACCATCAACGTCACCGCGCCCACCGGCATGAAGGTCATCGGCTCAGGCGCGACCGCCGCGCGCGCCGCCGCTCCCGCCGGTCCCAAAGCCGCCGGGGCGGGCAAGGTCACGCACTCCTTCGTCTGGGACAAGCCCAGCTTCCCCGGCACCATCCTCGCGGGGGAATACGAGACCTTCAAGGGCGTCTCCGGCGGCATGACCGTCAACGTCTTCTTCAAGCCCAACCACAAGGCCGAAGGCCCCGCCTACGCCGACACCGCCGCGCGCGAGCTGGAATACTTCGCCTCGCTTTACGGCCCCGCGCCCTCGCGCACGCTGAACCTGGTCGAGCTGCCCACCGACACCGTCCCGACCGCGTGGGCGCCCGAACTCGCCGCCATTACCGGTTTCGCCGTCAGCCCCAAGACCAACTACCGCCTGCTCGCCAACGTGATCTCGCACCAGTGGTGGGGCGTCTCGGTCAGCCCGGCCTCGAAGGCCGACATGTGGCTCTCCGACGGCTTCGCGCGCTATAGCGAGATGCGCTACGTCGAGTTCGCCGCCGGGCAGTCCGGCCTGGAAGAAGCCGCCAAGGACATGGCCGTCGGCGCGCTCGCCTACGACACCACGCCGCTCTCCCAGGTCTCGCGCCTCGACAACTTCTCGCCCGAGTTCCAGTCGCTGGTCTCCGACAAGGGCGGCATGATCCTGCACATGCTGCGCTGGGTGCTGGGCGACGTGCCCTTCGACCGTACCATGCGCGCCTTCGCCCAGCAGTACGCCGGCAAGAGCGCCAGCGCCGCCGACTTCCGCACGCTCGCCGAATCGCTCTCCGGCCAGAAGCTCACCGCGTTCTTCACCCAGTGGCTCGATTCCACCGGTGCCCCTGAGTTCCGCAACAAGTACACCATCTACCGCCTCGGCGGGAACAAAGGCTTCCGCGTCTCCGGCCAGATCTCGCAGGACCTCGACCTGTTCTCCATGCCGCTCGAGGTCCGCGTCGATACCGACGGCAAGACCGAGATGAAGCGCATCACCGTCTCCGGCACCGAGTCGCCCTACATCATCGAGACCTTCGGCAAGCCGCGCCGCATCGTCATCGACCCCTACAGCCGCGTGCTGAAGAACTCGCCCGAGCTCAAGGTGCGCGCCTCCATCCTGCGCGGACAGCAGCTCGTGCGCGAGGGCGACCTCACCGAGGCGCTCAAGGAGTTCCAGAAGGCGCTCGACTCCAACAAGAGCAGCTCGCTCGCCCACTATCGGATCGCCGAGGTCTTCTTCCTCCAGAAGAACTACCAGTCCGCCGCGAACGAGTACCGCGAGGCGCTCAACGGCGACGGCGACCCGCGCTGGACCGAGGTCTGGAGCCACATCCAGCTCGGCAAGATCTTCGATATCACCGGCCAGCGCGAGCGCGCCACCAACGAGTACCGCCAGGCCATCCAGACCAACGACAACACCCAGGGCGCGCTCGACGAGGCCCGCAAGTACCTCCAGGCCCCTTACTCGCAGAACAAGGACCGCGAGCGCGACGGCGACTAGAAGCAGCAATAAGCGATAAGCAATAAGCTGGGCCGGCTCGCGCCGGCCCTTTTCTTTCCCGCTCCGATATCTTTGAGGGGTCATGCTGAGGAGCGTCGCTAGCGCGGCGCTTTCTCCAGCCGCGCGAGCAGCGACGAAGCACTTTGGTTTCGCTTATCGCTTATCGCTTATCGCTTGCTGCTGAACTCCAACCCACTCAACCGCGGCGCTTGCTCCACGCCCTTCCCCAACACCATCACGTGAAACGTCTCGCCCATCCCCGCCGGCGTCACTAGGTGCTTGAGCTGGAGCGCGACCTTGGCATGCTCCTGCGGAACGGAGCACCCTTCGAACGCGTCGGCGAACTGCGTCTCTTCTCCGATGCCCAGCAGGAACTGCGACTGCGTCACGAACCCGAGCTTGTAGAGAAAGGCCTTCTCGGCCCACCCTTCCAGCGCGGTGAAGTTCACGTGCGCGGTGATGTCCTGCTCCCCCGGAGCTTCGTAGGGGTCCTCGCTCGCCTTGTGCTCCCGGTAGCACATCAGCGTGTCGAGGTGCCGCCCCGCGATCTGCTCTGCCTGTGTGTATCCGTAGTCGATCACAACCGCGAACCCGCGCTTCATCGCCTCACCTGCAAAGAAGATCTGATCCATTGCTTGCAGGCAGCGCTCCACACGCTCGCCGGCTTGCGGCCGCACGCTGTATTCCGCCAGGACCTCCTGGTAAGCCTCATCAATCGGCGCGAACGTCTCCACGAACCTCCCTTCCCGCTCTCCGACGCACACCAGCCCGCGATGGTCGATGATCTCAACCGGCAACGCGTCGAAGAACTCGTTCGCAAAGACGATGGCGTGCTCGCGGGCCTGCGGCAGCTTCTCCGCCACCTCCGCCTTGCCCGATTTCACATGCGATTGCAGCGTGTCGAACAGCCGCTGCCGCAATCCCGCCGAGCGCTCGACCAGCACGTAATGCAGCGCCTCGAAAAACTTGGGAAACTTCTTCTGCGACCAGTCCAGCACGTCGCGCGCGAACAGCCCGCGCCCCGGCCCCAGTTCGATCAGCTCCAGCCGCGCCGGCTCGCCCAGCGCGCGCCACATCTCCTCGAACTGCCGCGCCTGCAACCGCCCGAACACCGCGTGCACGTCGGAGCTGGTGTAGAAGTCGCCGGCCTTGCCGAACTTCTCCTGCGGCCGCGCGTAGTAGCCCCACTCCGGGTGATAGAGGCACAGCTCCATGTACTCGGAAAACGGCATCGGCCCATGCTGCCGGATGCGCTCCACGATGAGCTCTCTCAGTGCCGCCACTCTAGCCGCCGGTGCGCTCACGGCGCTGCCGCTCCTGGTGGTCCTGGGGTGTGCGGAGGAACATCTCGACGAAGTAGTCGTGCAGGCAGTCATACAGCATCCGCTGGAAGACCCACTCGAAGTTGGGGTGATCGAGGTCCCGCGGATGCAGCGTCGCGGTGTACGTGTGCACCTTCACGCTGGGGTCCTTGAAGCGGATGAGCAGTTCCACGCCCTCGCCGGCTTCCTGCGCGTCGAACACCAGCAACGGATGCTCGTACAGCGCCAGTTGTGCGCGGACCTTCTCGAGGCGAGTCACGAAGGGGATTGTAAACGTCAAACGCACGGAGCGGGCCCGGCCACTCACAACTCGCAACTCACAACTCGCAACTCGCAACTACTCGTACCGCAGCGCCTCGATCGGGCTCAGGCGCGCGGCCTTGATGGCCGGCAGCATCCCGCTCACGATCCCCACGAAGATCAGGATCCCGGTCGCGACCATCAGGTTGGCCGGGTCGATGATCAGCCGGATGTCGCCCGCCTCCGCGTTCTTCGCCAGCGCGGAATACAGCGTCAGCCGCCCCACGCCCAGCGACACTATGTACGCCAGCACGATCCCCGCCAGCCCGCCGGCAAAGCTGATGGCCAGCGCTTCCGCCAGGAACTGCAGCAGGATCGACCG
This genomic stretch from Terriglobales bacterium harbors:
- the lpxB gene encoding lipid-A-disaccharide synthase, translated to MKRILISAGEASGELYAVGLMRALQKRMPDIEFFGVGGEAMKQAGCDVVVESRHLSVVGITEIVSHLPKLYGEFRKLIREADRRKPDAAIVIDSPAFNFKVAKELHARGVPVIYYVVPQLWAWREKRIARFHKWIRKALVIFPFEERWYRERGVDAEFVGHPLAEEQPTTRTREEFTEVFRLDARKDWISLLPGSRSKEIKANFGTMFVGASNFYPECELAVVKAPGVPPDLFQESFDIREPARGPSRAAYHLVSDAASFLKFSRAAVVASGTATVQAALAGTPFVIVYRVSPLTWRLGRGLLKVPFVGMPNLILGRKAVPELLQHDFTPENVARELRPLLEDGPARERMVQDLQEVRQRLLAGSNSLPAAERAAEAVVRTLGW
- a CDS encoding M1 family aminopeptidase, which gives rise to MTLAHRPLRRAGLLFLAVLFALPGFAAEKARLEVTNYTIDVDLIPQTHRLTAKAKVEFTATDDINTAVFELHNAMRVSKVTDAAGKPLQPERVTQDSTVRVPLPSGLNKGQSSTLTFEYEGMISDADDSPVEGLQLAHIATDSTYLLYAGRWFPLVNYGIDRFTATINVTAPTGMKVIGSGATAARAAAPAGPKAAGAGKVTHSFVWDKPSFPGTILAGEYETFKGVSGGMTVNVFFKPNHKAEGPAYADTAARELEYFASLYGPAPSRTLNLVELPTDTVPTAWAPELAAITGFAVSPKTNYRLLANVISHQWWGVSVSPASKADMWLSDGFARYSEMRYVEFAAGQSGLEEAAKDMAVGALAYDTTPLSQVSRLDNFSPEFQSLVSDKGGMILHMLRWVLGDVPFDRTMRAFAQQYAGKSASAADFRTLAESLSGQKLTAFFTQWLDSTGAPEFRNKYTIYRLGGNKGFRVSGQISQDLDLFSMPLEVRVDTDGKTEMKRITVSGTESPYIIETFGKPRRIVIDPYSRVLKNSPELKVRASILRGQQLVREGDLTEALKEFQKALDSNKSSSLAHYRIAEVFFLQKNYQSAANEYREALNGDGDPRWTEVWSHIQLGKIFDITGQRERATNEYRQAIQTNDNTQGALDEARKYLQAPYSQNKDRERDGD
- a CDS encoding SAM-dependent methyltransferase; translation: MAALRELIVERIRQHGPMPFSEYMELCLYHPEWGYYARPQEKFGKAGDFYTSSDVHAVFGRLQARQFEEMWRALGEPARLELIELGPGRGLFARDVLDWSQKKFPKFFEALHYVLVERSAGLRQRLFDTLQSHVKSGKAEVAEKLPQAREHAIVFANEFFDALPVEIIDHRGLVCVGEREGRFVETFAPIDEAYQEVLAEYSVRPQAGERVERCLQAMDQIFFAGEAMKRGFAVVIDYGYTQAEQIAGRHLDTLMCYREHKASEDPYEAPGEQDITAHVNFTALEGWAEKAFLYKLGFVTQSQFLLGIGEETQFADAFEGCSVPQEHAKVALQLKHLVTPAGMGETFHVMVLGKGVEQAPRLSGLEFSSKR